The nucleotide sequence CCGATCTCCGGATGGTTGAAGGCCTCCGGCACCGTGGCAAGGATTCGGAATCCCATGGACTGCCACAGCCACACGGCCCTGACGTTGCTCTCCACCACCGCGTTGTACTGCATCGCGTAGAACCCCGCAGCTTTGGCTTCCTGGAGCGAGTATGCGCAGAGCGCCCGCGCAATGCCCTGGCCCGAATGGTTGGCCGCCACCATGTAACCGGCGTTGGCGACATGGCTGCCACCACCGCCCTGGTTGGGGTGGAATTCGCCGGTCCCGAGAATCTTGCCGGATTCCCTGTCGACGGCCACAAACGTCTGGCCGGGCTCTTCCTTGGTCCACTTCGCCTTCGCTTCGTCCTCCGGTGTGCCGCGGTCCCAGGTGAAGGTCTCGCCCTCCCGGATCACGGGTTCCAGGATGGACCAGATGCCGGCCCAGTCGCCCGGTGTTGCGACGCGGATGTCAAAGCTTTGTTCTTGGCTCACAGCCCACACGCTAGCAGCCTTGTCCACATAGCGGGGCCGCTTTATTGAGGCACGGTTTGGCAGGAGTAGTGTTTTCTGCAGGGCAAAAGCCACGTGCGGTGAAAGTCAGGAGGAGTGCGATGCCGATGGTCCGTCGAGTGGCGTTCTTGTCACTGCACACCTCCCCCATGGAGCAGCCCGGGGCCGGTGACGCCGGTGGGATGAACGTCTACGTCAGGGCCTTGGCCATGGCACTTGCCGAGTCGGGTGTTGAAGTGCAGATCTTCACGCGCGCCACCAAAGCCAGCCAGCCCGCCGTCGAGCATCCCGGTCCCGGCGTGTGCGTCCACAACGTCAAGGCCGGACCACGCCGGAAGATACCCAAGGAAGAACTGCCCGAACTTCTGCACCACATGGTGGTGGAGATCGACAATATCCGGAACCGGCAACTGCATGGCCGCTACGACGCCATCCACTCGCACTATTGGGTCTCCGGCGTTGCGGGGCTTGAGTTGGCCTCATTGTGGGGAGTTCCTCTGGTGCACACCATGCACACCATGGCGAAGGTAAAGAACCTCGTGCTGCAACCCGGCGAACACCCGGAGCCGCGGCGCCGCGAGAACGGCGAGCAGCGGATCGTCGATGGCGCGGCCCGCCTGATAGCCAATACCCCAGCTGAAGCCGATGAACTCGTGTCGCACTACGGGGCGGACCGCGACCGGATCGACATCGCTCCGCCCGGCGTAGACCTCAACGTCTTTACGCCGTCGTTCCGCAAGAAGTCACGTGCCCGGCTGGAGGTGCGGCCGGAGAGCTTCCACATTCTGTTTGCCGGCCGGATCCAGCGGCTCAAAGGTCCCCAGATTTTCGTCAAGGCCGCCGGAATCCTCCGCAAGCGCAGGCCGGACATCGACCTGGAAATGACCATCCTGGGCTCGTTGAGCGGCGCCAAGGACTTCAACCTCCAACAGATCATCCACGAAGCAGGACTCGACGACGTCGTCACCCACCGTCCGCCGGTGGTGGCGCCCGAACTCGCCGGGTGGTTCCGCTCGGCCGACGTCGTCGTGATGCCATCGTTCAGCGAGTCCTTTGGCCTGGTGGCTTTGGAAGCACAGGCGTGCGGTACACCCGTAGTCGCCACCAACGTCGGTGGTCTGTCCCGGGCAATCTCGGACGGCCGCACCGGAATCCTGGTGGACGGACACGACCCCACGGACTGGGCCGATGCCCTCGAGGACCTCTACGACGACGTCCAGACCCGCGAGGACATGGGCCGGCTCGCGGCCACCCATGCCGAATCGTTCGGCTGGCAGCGCACAGCTGCGATCACCTTGGACAGCTACCGTGAAGCCGTCGGGGGCCTGTTGCTTCCGAGGACCTGAGGTTCCTCAGCGTCGGGCCTCGCGGCTGGTAGATTGTCGCGCACAGCGTTAGCGCGCCATAAGCGTCAGCCGTGACACGGGAACATCCAGCCGAAGGACAACGATGTCTGAAAACAAGGCCATGAGTGATCTTGAGATTGCCCGCAATGCCGCCATGCTCCCCATTGAGGAGATCGCCCAAAGAGCGGGCATCAACGTGGATGCCCTTGAGCTGTACGGGCGTTACAAAGCCAAGATCAACCCTGGAAAGCTGGCGTTCCCTGCCGACAAGGTGCCGGGAAAAGTGGTGCTTGTTTCAGCCATGTCCCCCACTCCCGCCGGAGAAGGCAAATCAACCACCACCGTAGGACTCGCCGATTCCCTGGCCCGCGCCGGACACAAAGTCATGATCGCGCTTAGGGAGCCTTCCTTGGGGCCGATCCTGGGGATGAAGGGCGGGGCTACGGGAGGTGGCTACTCCCAGGTCCTGCCGATGGACGACATCAACTTGCACTTCACCGGGGATTTCCACGCGATCACCTCAGCAAACAACGCCCTCATGGCCTTGGTGGACAACCACATCTTCCAAGGGAACCAGCTGGGAATCGACCCCCGCCGCATGACGTTCAAACGCGTCCTTGACATGAACGACCGTGCCCTGCGGGAAGTGGTGATCGGCCTTGGTGGCCCCGCGCAGGGCGTGCCACGGCAGGATGGATTCGACATTACCGTGGCGTCCGAGATCATGGCCGTCTTCTGCTTGGCCACGGACCTGGACGATCTCCGATGCCGCCTGGGCAGGATCACTTTCGGGTACACCTATGAGCGGGCACCGGTCAC is from Paenarthrobacter nicotinovorans and encodes:
- a CDS encoding GNAT family N-acetyltransferase, producing MWAVSQEQSFDIRVATPGDWAGIWSILEPVIREGETFTWDRGTPEDEAKAKWTKEEPGQTFVAVDRESGKILGTGEFHPNQGGGGSHVANAGYMVAANHSGQGIARALCAYSLQEAKAAGFYAMQYNAVVESNVRAVWLWQSMGFRILATVPEAFNHPEIGYVGLHVMYRKL
- the mshA gene encoding D-inositol-3-phosphate glycosyltransferase; the encoded protein is MPMVRRVAFLSLHTSPMEQPGAGDAGGMNVYVRALAMALAESGVEVQIFTRATKASQPAVEHPGPGVCVHNVKAGPRRKIPKEELPELLHHMVVEIDNIRNRQLHGRYDAIHSHYWVSGVAGLELASLWGVPLVHTMHTMAKVKNLVLQPGEHPEPRRRENGEQRIVDGAARLIANTPAEADELVSHYGADRDRIDIAPPGVDLNVFTPSFRKKSRARLEVRPESFHILFAGRIQRLKGPQIFVKAAGILRKRRPDIDLEMTILGSLSGAKDFNLQQIIHEAGLDDVVTHRPPVVAPELAGWFRSADVVVMPSFSESFGLVALEAQACGTPVVATNVGGLSRAISDGRTGILVDGHDPTDWADALEDLYDDVQTREDMGRLAATHAESFGWQRTAAITLDSYREAVGGLLLPRT